In Pongo pygmaeus isolate AG05252 chromosome 13, NHGRI_mPonPyg2-v2.0_pri, whole genome shotgun sequence, one genomic interval encodes:
- the LOC129044058 gene encoding interferon alpha-1/13 — MASPFALLMALVVLSCKSSCSLGCDLPETHSLDNRRTLMLLAQMSRISPSSCLMDRHDFGFPQEEFDGNQFQKAPAISVLHELIQQIFNLFTTKDSSAAWDEDLLDEFCTELYQQLNDLEACVMQEERVGETPLMNADSILAVKKYFRRITLYLTEKKYSPCAWEVVRAEIMRSLSLSTNLQERLRRKE; from the coding sequence TGCTCAGCTGCAAGTCAAGCTGCTCTCTGGGCTGTGATCTGCCTGAGACCCACAGCCTGGATAACAGGAGGACCTTGATGCTCCTGGCACAAATGAGCAGaatctctccttcctcctgtcTGATGGACAGACATGACTTTGGATTCCCCCAGGAGGAGTTTGATGGCAACCAGTTCCAGAAGGCTCCAGCCATCTCTGTCCTCCATGAGCTGATCCAGCAGATCTTCAACCTCTTTACCACAAAAGATTCATCTGCTGCTTGGGATGAGGACCTCCTAGACGAATTCTGCACTGAACTCTACCAGCAGCTGAATGACTTGGAAGCCTGTGTGATGCAGGAGGAGAGAGTGGGAGAAACTCCCCTGATGAATGCGGACTCCATCTTGGCTGTGAAGAAATACTTCCGAAGAATCACTCTCTATCTGACAGAGAAGAAATACAGcccttgtgcctgggaggttgtCAGAGCAGAAATCATGAGATCCCTCTCTTTATCAACAAACTTGCAAGAAAGATTAAGGAGGAAGGAATAA